The Symphalangus syndactylus isolate Jambi chromosome 11, NHGRI_mSymSyn1-v2.1_pri, whole genome shotgun sequence genome contains a region encoding:
- the LOC129493313 gene encoding putative protein FAM90A26, translated as MLARRDPKTGANRLGRAQTLQKQRRAPVAPRAPPPDEEDPRLKCKDCGAFGHTARSTRCPMKCWKAALVPQTFGKREGKENLKPWKPPVEANPGPLNKDKGEKEERPRQQDPQRKALLRIFSVKPPEKPLPNRRGSTESCDDLRVASRPMPLHTTSKRPRVDPVLTDGSATEMSDRGSVLASLSPFRKASVSYPSSLGPKERQTGAAAPIPQPAVRHQGPGPLLVVKPTHSSPEGGCREVPQAASQTHGLLQAISPQAQDRRPALTSQPCPPAATRSLGLGSNLSFRPGAKRPAQAPLQACLNFPKIPRLGPFQIPEDAIQGGELGAPDTLQPPPAATELGPSTSPQMGRRTPAQVPSIDRQPPHSRPCLPTAQACTVSRHPAASHDGAQPLRVLFRRLDNGWWSSSLLTAPSFHSPEKPGAFLAQSPHVSEKSQGPGVRVPASVLYEDLQVSSSSEDSDSDLE; from the exons atgttggcccgtcgtgaccccaaaactggcgccaacagactcgggagagcccagaccctccagaagcagcggagggccccagttgcgccaagggctcccccgcccgatgaagaagatcccagg ctcaagtgcaaagactgcggggcctttggccacacggccagaagtaccaggtgccccatgaagtgctggaaggcagccctggttccacagaccttcgggaagagggaagggaaggaaaacctgaaaccgtggaagcccccggtggaggcgaacccggggcccttgaacaaggataaaggagagaaggaagagagaccaag gcagcaagacccgcagaggaaggctctcctccggatattttccgtgaaacctccagagaagccgctgccaaatcgaagaggatccacggaatcttgtgatgatctgagg gttgcaagcaggccaatgccgctccacacaaccagtaagaggccacgcgtggaccctgtcctcactgatggctcagctaccgaaatgtctgacaggggctccgtcttggcttcactgtctcccttcagaaaagccagtgtgagctaccCCTCTAGTCTTGGACCAAAGgaacgacagacaggggctgcggcccccatccctcagcctgcagtcaggcaccagggcccggggcctctcctcgtggtgaagccgacacacagcagcccggagggtggctgccgagaagttccccaggctgcctcgcaaacccacggcctgctccaggccatcagcccccaggcacaagacagacgtcccgcgctgacctcacagccctgcccaccagccgccacacgcagcttgggcctaggctccaatctcagcttcaggccaggagccaagagacctgcccaggctccgcttcaggcttgcctgaacttccccaagataccgagactgggtcccttccagatccccgaagacgccatccagggaggtgagctcggggccccggacactctccaacctccgccggccgcaaccgaacttggaccgagtacgtcgccccagatgggcaggaggacacccgcccaggtgcccagcatcgaccggcagcctccgcacagcagaccttgcctgcctactgcccaggcctgcaccgtgtcccgtcacccggCGGCCAGCCAtgacggggcccagcctctcagagtgctcttccggagactggacaatggatggtggagctccagcctcctgacagctccctcatttcactctcctgagaagccgggagccttcctcgctcagagccctcatgtctcagagaagtctcagggtcccggtgttcgtgtcccagcgagtgtcctctatgaggaccttcaggtttcctcctcctcagaggacagcgattctgacctggagtga